The Shewanella halotolerans region ACTCGGCCGTCATGGTGGCATTGAGCGGCATCAGCGGGTTGGCCACCTTGATAAGACTGTTAGCCGTGATCGCCATGGTGTCGGCCTTGTGGCCAAGCTTGACCTTCACATCATTGATCTTCATCTCTATGCCAAAGAAACGATTGCCCTCTTTGACCTCGAAATGCATCTCGTCGTTCAGGTAGTTGGTGAGCTGGCGCTCGCTGATGCTGTATTGACTGACACATGCAGTCAAACTCAGCATCAGCACGCCTATTAGGGCTAGGCTTTTCATTAACCCGTGTTTCTCATGCCCGCCGCCACGCCTGCGATGGTGAGCATCAGTGCCAACTCGACATTGCTTGATCCAGCCTGCTCCTTACGGGTACGCGCCAGGAGTTCGGCCTGGAGGAAGTTGAGCGGGTCGATATAGGGATTACGTAGCTCTACCGACTCACGATTCCATGGAGTATGCGACATCAGGGCGTCGGACTGGGTCAGCTCCAAGACCACCTTGATCCCTGTCGCCATACGGCTACGTAGGGCTTCGCCGAGATGATGTAGCTCTTGCGGCACCAGGCAGGTCTCATAGTACTTAGCCAGGTTAGGTTCGGCCTTGGCGTAGACCATCTCTAGCATGGAGATGCGTGTCTCGAAGAAGGGCCATTGCTGCTCCATCTCCCTTAACAGGGCGAGTTCGCCACGGTCGGCAGCCTGTTGCAGCGCCTCGCCGGCGCCTAGCCAAGCAGGGAGCATTAAGCGGTTTTGCGACCAGGCGAAGATCCAGGGGATCGCACGCAGGCTCTCGATACCACCATCCACCCGACGTTTCGCGGGGCGGCTACCTAGCGGTAGCTTACCGAGCTCGACTTCAGGGGTGGCCGCGCGGAAGTAAGCGACAAAATCTGGCTCCTCACGCACTATGGCGCGATAGGCGGTGACTGAGTCACTGGCGAGTCGCTCCATCGCCTCGCGCCACTCTGGCTTAGGTTCTGGTGGCGGCAGCAGGGTGGCCTCCATCACGGCCGAGGTATAGAGCGCCAGGCTCTGCACTGCCAGCTTAGGCAGGCCGAACTTGAAGCGGATCATCTCGCCTTGCTCTGTCACCCTGATGCGGCCATCTACCGATCCCGGTGGCTGCGATAAGATCGCCTTGTGGGCTGGTCCGCCGCCGCGGCCTATGGTGCCACCACGGCCGTGGAACAGGGTGA contains the following coding sequences:
- a CDS encoding DUF1439 domain-containing protein; its protein translation is MKSLALIGVLMLSLTACVSQYSISERQLTNYLNDEMHFEVKEGNRFFGIEMKINDVKVKLGHKADTMAITANSLIKVANPLMPLNATMTAEFEAKPWYDADQHSLYLKDLTLVNLRSNPKDLEQAIGQVSPQIMGFMTHFLETQPVYVLDTQEGNQALVAEMTKRIQVVPGKINLIFKD